The following are encoded in a window of Telmatobacter sp. DSM 110680 genomic DNA:
- a CDS encoding YciI family protein has product MQYLLTLYAEEAGFQRMTKEQQQQGYAAYMAYTEALKQAGAYVGSNRLQPIATATTVRTADGKTQVLDGPYADTKEQLGGYFLIDAPDLDAALSWAARCPGAQHGVVEVRPIWKM; this is encoded by the coding sequence ATGCAATATCTGTTGACCCTTTACGCAGAAGAAGCAGGTTTCCAGCGCATGACCAAGGAACAGCAGCAACAGGGTTATGCCGCGTACATGGCATACACTGAAGCGCTGAAACAGGCGGGCGCCTACGTGGGTTCAAACCGCCTGCAGCCCATCGCCACAGCAACCACGGTGCGCACTGCCGATGGCAAAACGCAGGTTCTCGACGGCCCTTATGCCGACACCAAGGAGCAGCTCGGCGGCTACTTCCTCATCGATGCTCCTGATCTGGATGCGGCACTCTCGTGGGCCGCACGTTGCCCCGGCGCGCAGCACGGAGTAGTTGAGGTCCGGCCCATCTGGAAGATGTAA
- a CDS encoding DUF6596 domain-containing protein, producing the protein MSDSQDGVRPCDPCDLAEQVARRSYGKLVAFLAATTRDVASAEDALSEAFATALADWPRNGCPQNPEAWLMTVARRKFLDASRSSQRETASDEIDEAAAMPFDEESAEIPDRRLGLMFACAHPAIDAAIRAPLMLQAILGLDAARIASAFLISPATMSQRLVRAKNKIRQAGIPLEIPERSQLRARLATVLDAIYAAFAEGWIDAAGTDVARRDLAEEAIYLGRFIVELLPDEPEGLGLLSLMLHAESRRQARRNTDGDYIPLTQQNPTLWNAAMIDEAESLLHRAGTMNMVGRYQLEAAIQSAHAVRARSGRSDWAAIVQLYDALFAISGSPVAAVNRALALAELHGARRALDHLDEVAADPRLKEYQPYWAARAELFARINARDEARHAYSIAIGLERDPSVRRFLEQRRMLVDE; encoded by the coding sequence ATGAGTGACTCTCAAGACGGCGTGCGACCTTGCGACCCATGTGACTTGGCTGAGCAGGTTGCGCGCCGCAGTTATGGCAAGCTCGTTGCGTTTCTTGCGGCAACCACCCGCGACGTGGCATCCGCCGAGGACGCACTTTCTGAAGCTTTCGCCACGGCGCTGGCAGACTGGCCTCGCAACGGCTGCCCGCAAAATCCTGAAGCGTGGCTCATGACGGTGGCTCGTCGCAAATTCCTTGATGCTTCCCGGTCCTCGCAACGCGAAACAGCTTCGGATGAAATCGACGAAGCAGCGGCCATGCCATTCGACGAGGAGTCGGCGGAGATCCCTGATCGCCGTCTTGGCCTCATGTTTGCATGCGCACATCCTGCGATCGATGCAGCCATCCGTGCGCCCCTGATGTTGCAGGCGATTCTGGGTCTCGATGCCGCTCGCATCGCGTCTGCGTTTCTTATCTCCCCTGCCACCATGAGCCAGCGGCTGGTTCGCGCTAAAAATAAAATTCGGCAGGCAGGAATTCCCCTCGAAATCCCCGAACGCAGCCAGCTTCGCGCGCGGCTAGCCACGGTACTCGATGCCATCTACGCCGCATTTGCCGAAGGCTGGATCGATGCCGCCGGAACAGATGTGGCACGTCGCGATCTCGCGGAAGAAGCCATCTATCTCGGCCGCTTCATTGTTGAACTACTCCCTGATGAGCCCGAAGGCCTGGGCCTTCTTTCGCTCATGCTCCACGCTGAGTCTCGACGTCAGGCTCGCCGCAATACGGATGGCGATTACATTCCGCTCACGCAGCAAAACCCAACCCTGTGGAATGCAGCGATGATTGATGAGGCTGAGTCGCTCCTTCACCGCGCCGGGACCATGAATATGGTCGGCCGTTATCAACTCGAAGCCGCGATCCAGTCTGCTCATGCGGTTCGCGCACGCAGTGGCCGATCCGATTGGGCCGCCATCGTGCAACTTTATGACGCGCTGTTCGCGATTAGCGGATCGCCCGTGGCCGCTGTCAACCGCGCTCTCGCTCTCGCCGAGTTACATGGCGCACGCCGCGCACTCGATCACCTTGATGAAGTCGCCGCTGATCCGCGCCTTAAGGAATACCAGCCATACTGGGCAGCTCGCGCCGAACTTTTCGCTCGCATCAACGCGCGCGACGAAGCTCGTCACGCCTACTCGATCGCCATCGGCCTCGAACGCGATCCCTCAGTGCGTCGGTTTCTTGAACAGCGCCGGATGTTGGTAGACGAATAA
- the dapA gene encoding 4-hydroxy-tetrahydrodipicolinate synthase yields the protein METTGCGTAIVTPFRADGSIDEPALWALVNWQIDAGIDFIVACGSTGEAATLEEQEWLRAVRIVIEASAGRVPVWAGCTHNSTKTLLRLATMLRQVPGVDAILSANPYYNKPTQEGQFQHFLALAKSVDPIPVCLYNVPGRTGVNLDPLTVVRLAAAAPNVEAIKEASGKLPQIAELVHSLPSSFKIFSGDDNLALAAIGVGAQGLISVASNEIPAEMARMIGAALRDEWSEARELERRYGRLFEANFWESNPGPVKTILNLMGRASDTVRLPLVPPMPATRAKLERLAGELGLLKFAVPAGDLRMF from the coding sequence ATGGAAACTACGGGTTGCGGTACGGCAATCGTTACGCCTTTCCGGGCGGACGGATCAATCGATGAGCCGGCGCTGTGGGCGCTGGTGAACTGGCAGATTGACGCAGGCATCGACTTCATTGTGGCCTGCGGATCGACCGGAGAAGCGGCCACGCTCGAAGAACAGGAGTGGCTGCGCGCAGTTCGTATCGTCATCGAAGCCTCGGCCGGTCGTGTGCCTGTCTGGGCCGGTTGCACCCATAACTCCACCAAAACTCTGCTGCGTCTCGCTACCATGCTGCGCCAGGTGCCGGGCGTCGACGCCATCCTTTCAGCCAATCCGTACTACAACAAGCCAACGCAGGAAGGGCAGTTTCAACACTTTCTCGCGCTCGCAAAGAGTGTGGACCCCATACCCGTCTGCCTTTACAACGTGCCCGGACGTACCGGTGTCAATCTGGATCCACTGACCGTCGTTCGCCTCGCCGCCGCAGCACCCAATGTGGAAGCCATCAAGGAAGCCAGCGGAAAGCTTCCCCAGATCGCGGAACTTGTGCACTCTCTTCCATCGAGCTTCAAGATTTTTTCCGGCGACGACAACCTTGCTCTCGCTGCGATCGGGGTTGGCGCGCAAGGATTGATCAGCGTGGCGTCCAATGAGATTCCTGCAGAGATGGCACGTATGATCGGCGCCGCCCTTCGCGACGAGTGGTCCGAAGCCCGCGAACTTGAGCGCCGCTATGGACGCCTTTTCGAAGCAAATTTCTGGGAGTCAAATCCTGGCCCCGTGAAGACTATTCTTAATTTGATGGGCCGCGCATCCGATACAGTGCGCTTGCCTTTGGTCCCGCCGATGCCGGCCACCCGTGCTAAGCTCGAGCGCCTCGCTGGAGAACTTGGGCTCTTGAAGTTCGCTGTACCCGCCGGCGACCTGCGTATGTTCTGA